The DNA region AAGGGATGTGCCGGCCGTCACGCTGACGCCCGACGAGCTCGCGCGGCAGCTTAACGATGCAGACGCCATCCTGCGAAGGTTCGGCCCCGTGCGCTGGCTCCGCCCAGGCGGCGGGTTTGTGAACGACGACGTGAAACGCGTCGCCAAGCGGCTTGACTGCCAAATCGCCTTGGGTTCGGCGTTCCCGATGGACCCCTACATCCACTCGCCACGCTTTGTGGCGGCGTACCTGTTGGGGCGCGTCCAACCCGGCGCCATTGTGGTGCTGCACGACTGCGGCGCGCGGGGCGAGCGTACGGCGACGGCGCTCGCGGCGGCGATACCGCAGATCGAAGCGCAGGGGATCAAGCTCGTCACCCTCTCCGAGCTAGCAGAAGCGTCAAGAAACTAGGCGGCTATCGGGCGCTGCTTGCAGGGGAGGTTTGTTTGAGCATCGCCTCGATCGCCGCGGCTGCTTCGTCGGTTCCGTCGAACCGCACGCTGCTGGCCGCGAGTTGACCGCGGTACTTTTCGCGATCGTCCAGAAACTGTTGGAACACCGCGGCGGTGACCCCCTCCAGCGTGCTGGCTACGCCCCCGCCCAACTGCTGGACAAAGTACGCGTTGATCATCTGCTCGTGGTGCTTCTGCTCCGGCAGCGCCAAGATCGGCTTGCCGAAGTAGAGCGACTCCCCCATCAACTGGTTGCCCGCGGCCGCGACGATGCAGTTGGCGGTCGCTAGGTCGTCCAGAAACGTTTGCTCGTTGATCGCGTGGAACGTGATCGCCCCCCGCGGCGGGCGTTCGCCGAGCCCGTACACGCGGACCGGTAGCGGCGACCCCTCCAGCACCTCCAGCACGCGCGGCGGGGTGCTCTTCCGCAGGTAGCTGAGCACGTGATCGCCCACGCTCGGCTGCCGCGCCCGCACCGCCGGCCTCAGCAGCGGGCCGACCTGCGTCACGTGCTTGTAGTCACGCCGCAGGGGAGGGCGGTAGAACGCGCTGACGACGGTCTTCTGCTGCCCGATGCCGAACAGCCACACGCTCCACCCCATCGCCCACGCCCACCACTGCAAGCCGCGCGGTAGGCCCGATAGGTCGTAGGTGGTCATGAAGTGCTGGTGGTCGAGGCTCATCACCGGCACGCCGCAGCGGTGGGCCGCGCGGGCCACGGTCGGCTCGAAGTCGCACACCACCAGGTCGGGCCGGTCACGCCGCACTTCGACCTCGCGCTCGCTCACCACCCCCCGCAGGTTCCACCACATCGCCAGCCCGTGGCGGATGGTCTTGATCAGGTCGAGCCGGTCGGCGGTGTAGTGGAACTTCAGGCCGCTGGTCTCGCGGACCTCGACCTCGGGATCATCCGCGTAGGCGTCCCGCAGAAAATCGAGCGCGTCGAACGAGGTGTACAGCACAATCCGGTGCCGGTCTCGCAGCCGCTCCACCATGGACCGCGCCCGCGACGCGTGCCCACGCCCCTCGCCCATCACGCTGTAGAAGAGGGTGGCCATGGGAGTGCAGACGCATTGAAGCAGGGTGCCTGGGGTCGTAGCGTAGCGTAGCCCCCAGGCGGTCGCCATTGAGTTGGCAGAAGCGGTTCGAGCTGCCGCTGGGGGCTGCGGCTGACGCCTCCGACCCCAGCCACCCTTAGCTGAACGCTGATCGCTGACAGCTGATCGCTATCCTGCCTTCGTCCCCACGTACGTGTAGTACGGCGCCCGCACCACGGGGATCCACGGCAGCTTGCCGTAGTGTTGCTCGACGTCTTTCGGCTGGAACTTGTTCGCCAGGTACGGCAGGTGGTCGGCGCTCGGGTAGACGTTGTCCATCGAGAACCACACCGGCCAGAAGCTGCGCGTGAAGAACGAGTGCTCCTTGTGCCCCTCGTGCGGGTACTTGCGGGCGATGAAGAAGTCGGCCACGCCGATCGTCCCGCCAGGCTTCAGCACGCGGTACGCCTCGTTCACGGCGCCGAACCAGTCGGGGATCATCGTCAGCGAGTAGGTGAACGTCACCAGGTCGACCGAGTTGTCGGGCTGGTCGAGGTTGGTGACGTCCGAGCACACGGCCTCCACATTGGTCCAGCCGTGCCCCTCGATCCGCTTGTTCGCCACGGCCAGCAGCTTGGTGGACAGGTCGACCAGTTTGGCGCCCCCCAGCTTCGGCAGGCGGTCCGCCATCAGCTCTGCGTTGCTGCCGGTCCCCGAGCCCAGGTCCAGCCACACGCCCCCCTCGGGCGGGTCGACCTTGGCGAACAACGCTTCGCGGCCGTGCAGCATCCGCTTGCGGAACGCGTCGTAGTCGTCCGCCTGGCCGCCGTAGAAGCTGTCGAGCCGCTCTTGGTGCGTCTCACCCCGAATGGGCGAGAGCGTCAGATGATACAGCGTCTTGAGTTGCGCCAGTGCGCTCATCGCGGTGGGTGGTTGAGTTAACGGCGTACGGGGGCGAAAGCCGCAGGTTGGCGATGGAGAAGCTGCCGTAGGTGTTCACACGGTCCTTGGCGTGCAGCTCGTCCGCCAGCCCGCGGTCGTATTCCAAGAAGTCAGAAAGCGGCCGTTGCTTGCCGTCCACCTTCACCAGCACCGGGTCGACAAACTCGCACTTCACCGCGGCGCTGCGCCACAGCACGCGGGCGCCGTCGTCTGCGCGGTCGATAATCGCCTGCCACTGCTTGGCCAGCACCTCCTTGCGGTGCTCGGCCAGCCAGTCCATGTGGTCCAGCAGCACGTAGTGGGAGTACTTGCGCTCGGTTTCCAGCAGGAAGCTGAGGATCGACGCGTGGTGCGGCTTGACCCGGTCCACCAGACCACCCTTGAGCCGGTCGAAGTTGTCCTGCCGCAGGTAGCTGGGGCAGCATTCCTCGCTGTACTCGCCGGTCAGGTAGACACGCCAGAAGTAGTTGTCCTGCAGCGGCAGCGACCCGAACACCGTGTCGAGGCGGTCTTCGACAAACTGGGCGATCCCGCCCGGGTAGTAACGCTCGAGCTGCCGACGCTGGGCGCGTGGCACCCCCAGCAGGCTCAGCGTGCTGTCACGCCGCATGGTCCACTTGACCAGCGGGCCCCAGAACTTGGGCTTTACCTGGGCGTAGGCGTCTTGCTGCTCTTCGACGCTGGTCGCCTGCAGCATCTTCTCCACCTGTGGGCGGATCCGCGCGATGCGGTTGATGTAGGCGTTCATGCTCCAAGCGAACGCGCCGCTCGAGCCGCGGAAGTAGAAGCTGGGGCGCCGACCCACGCCGGTGAAGAACTTGCCGTGCTTGTCCCAGTACTTGCGGGCGCTGGGCGATAGCTGCTCGCGCAGCGAGCCGTGGTAGTAGTCTTGCCAGTGGTCGGTGCGGCCGCGGCCGAACAGCTCGAAGAACTGGTCGAACTCCAGCCCGCGGATGCCGGCCAGCTTCAGCTCCAAGAGCGCGTTCTGGCGCGGGTTGATGTCGACCGTGTCGACCCGCTCCGGCTCGTCCAGCGCGTAATCCAGCGCGTTGCAACCCGCGGAGGTGATCACCAGCAGCCGGTCGCCCGGCCCCAGGTCCAGCGCCACGCGGTCTAACCGCGGGTCTTCCCAGCAGGTGTTGTAGACGAGGTGATTCGAATGGCAGAGCTTAAAAACAGCCTTGCTCAAATAGCTTGCCAGCATCGGCGGAGGACCCTCGGGGCGGGCGCGGTAGCCAGAGTGGGGGGAAACTTGACCCAGTAGTCTATGCCGAAGCCCGCCGGGTTGGGAAGTGTGTCCGCCGCGGCTTTTCCGCTGTGGGAGAAAGGGCCTGGGGAACTGTAGCGATCGGCGAAACGTCAGTTTTCCGACGGGGGAGCGTTTTTCCGGTGCGCAGCCGTGGTCCACTTCATTCGGCCTTCACGTTTGCCAGGTAAACTCCGGGTACCGGCACGATCGCCGTCGAATGAGCGGACTTCGTTCCTCGAACCTGCCAGATACCAGACCACCATGCTCGACTACGAATCGCTCCGAACGGCCGTTCAATCCGAAGGGGGCGTCAGCCGCCGCGCCATGCTGGCGTACAGTGCGGCGCTTGGCTCGCTGCCGCTGTTAGGCCGCACGAGTTGGGCAGAAACGCGGCCGGCCTTCGCCAGTGATCCGTTTACGCTGGGGGTCGCGTCGGGCGACCCTACGAGCGACGGGATGGTGTTGTGGACCCGCCTGGCGCCGGCGCCCCTCGACCCAAACGGGGGCATGCCCACCACGCCGGTCGAGGTGCCGTGGGAAGTAGCCGAGGACGACGCGCTCAATCACGTCGTCCGCAAAGGGACCGCGACCGCGACGCCGCAGTTGGGCCACGCCGTGCATGTGGAAGTCGATGGTCTCAAGCCCGACCGCTGGTATTGGTACCGCTTCCGCGCGGGGGACGCCCAAAGCCCTGTGGGGCGGACCCGCACGTTCCCGGCGCCAGACGTGATGCCCGCCAAGCTGGCGTTTGCGTTCGCCTCGTGCCAGCACTACGAGCACGGCTACTACACCGCCTACGAAGGGATGGCGGGCGACGACCTCGACCTGGTGGTTCACTTGGGGGACTACATCTACGAGAAGGGCCCCTACAAGCTGCGGAAGGGGGAGAAGGACCCCAACGTGCGCAAGCACGTAGGGGGAGAGATCGAGTCGCTGGGGGACTATCGGGTGCGTCACTCCCTCTACCGCAGCGACCCGTTGCTGCACGGCATGCACGCCCAGTGCCCGTGGATCGTGACCTGGGACGACCACGAAGTCGACAACAACTACGCCGACGGCACCTCGGAAGAGAAGCGCGTCGACCCGGTCGACTTCCTCCTCCGCCGCGCCAACGCCTACCAGGCCTACTACGAGATGATGCCGCTGCGGAAGCGTTCAATGCCCAGCGGCCCCAACATGCGGCTCTACCGCGGCGCCGATTTTGGTCGGCTGGCGAGGTTCCTGACGCTCGACACTCGGCAGCACCGCAGCGACCAGCCGAACGACGACGGCAAGACGCCGCTGAACGCCGACGCCCTGAACCCCAGCAACACCATGCTGGGGGCCGACCAACGGCGTTGGCTGGAGCGGCGGTTGATCGATTCGTCCGCAAACTGGAACGTGCTGGCCCAGCAGGTAATGATGGGCACGGTCGCCCGCTTCGAGAAGGACGGCGTGCCGATGTACTCGATGGACCAATGGCCCGGCTACGCCGCGGAGCGCGCCGCTCTGATGCGGTTCCTGCAAGACCGCCGCGTCCCCAACCCCGTGGTGCTGACCGGCGACATCCACTGCAACTGGGCCAACGAGCTCCGCGTCGACGACCTCAAGCCCGAAACGCCCATCGTGGCCAGTGAGTTCGTCGGCACCTCGATCACTTCCGGCGGCAACGGCGTCGACCGAGCGGACGACCACGACGCGACGCTCTCCGCCAACCCCTGCGTCCGCTACTACAACCGCGAACGGGGCTACGTCCGCTGCACGGTCACCCCCGACGCTTGGGTGAGCGACTACATGGTGGTAGACGACGTGCAGCGCCCCGGCGGCAATGTGACGAAGCGGGCTTCGTACGCCGTCGAGTCGGGCAAGCCGGGCGTATCGCCGGCGTAGGGCGGGGGAGGGGTGGCCGAGACATCGCCTTTGCTCGGCGAGAGAGCCGCGAGGTTTCTGCGGAAAACCGCTGGCTGCGGGGGCTTGCTCCGGCTAGCCTGTAACAGGTCTGGCAGTGGCGCGTTTGTGCTACAGCGACTTGGGGAGCTGGCCGAACGCTCCGTGTGACCGAGTCCGACGTCCACGGCGCTCGCCGCCTAGCACTTCTACCCCCAAGGTCCTGTGATGGCTTCTAGCACCCCCCTTGCGCGCTTGCTCGAGGAACGCTCCAGCGGCCGCGTCGTCAAGCACCTCGCGGCGATCCTCGATCAGCTCCCCAACTCCTACTGCCAGCTCGAATCGCTCGGGCGGCACGAGTGCGTGATCCGCGGCCGGCGGATGCTCAACTTTAACGCCATCAACTACCTGGGGCTCGAGCAGCACCCAGAGATGATCGCCTCGGCCCAACAGGCGCTGGCGACCTGGGGCACGCTGGCCGGCAGCTCGCGGGCCGCGGCGGAGGTGGGGCTGTACGAGAAACTCGAGAGCAAGATCGCCGAGAAGATCGGCGTCGAGAGCGTGATCGTCTACCCGACCGTCACGCTGGCCAACCACGGGGTGATCCCGCTGCTGATGCGGAAGCGGTCGCTGCTGCTGACCGACCAAGAGGTGCATAACAGCGTGCAGCGGGCCGCCATCGAGGCCAAGGGCGCCGGCGCCACGCTGGGGTCGTTCATCCACGACGACTTCACGCAGCTCGAGCAAATCCTCGAAGCCCAGCGCGGCCAGCACAGCCACGCCATGATCGCGCTGGACGGCGTCTACAGCATGGCGGGCACCTACCTGAACCTGCCGCGCTACGAGGCGATCGCCAAGAAGTACGACGCGATGCTGTACATCGACGACGCCCACGGCTTCGGCGTGGTCGGCCCCGAGGGACGCGGCATCGTCAGCCACTACGGCAGCAACTACGACAACACGATCTACGTCGCCTCGTTGGAGAAAGGCCTGGCGAGCCTCGGCGGCTTCGTCGCCGTGCCGCAGGCCGCCCGCGACTACTTCCGCTACAACTCGTACACCTACACGTTCAGCGGGCAGTTGCCCCCGCCGTACCTGGCCAGCGCGCTGACCGCGATGGAGATCCTCGAGCGCGAGAAGGGCGCCCGGCTCACACGGCTGCACGAGCTGATCGGCCGCGTGAAGACCGAGGTGCAAGAGATCGGCTTCGAGGTGATCGGCGAAGACCACCCGTTCCCGCTGGTGATGGTCAAGGTGGGCGAGTTTGAGAACATCCCCGAGGTGTCGCAGTTCTTCTACGACGAGGGGGTGCACATCCTTACGGTCGGATTCCCGGTCATCCCGCAGTCACGCGGCGCCATGGTGCGGATCAGCCTGTCGGCCACCCACGCCGACAGCCAGATCGACCGGCTGATGGCCGCGTTCCGCAAGCTGCACGCCAAGCTCAACCCGTCGCGAACCCAACAGGACAGCCGTGAATGCCTTGCAGATACTGCCAGCTCGGTCGCGGCGTGATCGGAAGCGGTTCCTCGGCCTGCCGGCGCGTATCTATCAAGGCGACCCGTTGTGGGCCCCCGCGCTGGCGGCCGAGGAAAAGGCGCTGGTGGGCTTCAAGAAGCACCCCTTCCACGCAGTGAACGACGCGCAGTGCTTCCTCGCGGTGCGGGGCGACGAGGCGGTCGGCCGGATCGCCGCGATCCACAACCGCGAGCACAACGCCCAGCACCAAGACCGCACGGGCTTCTTCGGCTTCTTCGAGTGCCAAGACGACGCCGAGGCTGCCGCGGCGTTGTTTGCTGCCGCGAGCGGATGGCTGGCCGAGCGCGGCCTCGACCGAATCCGCGGCCCGGCGAACCCCAGCATCAACTACACGCTCGGGACGCTGGTTGAAGGGCACGACGTGCCGCCGACGTTCATGACCCCCTACAACCCGCCGTATTACGCGGGGCTGATCGAGGGCGCCGGCTTCCAGAAGGAGCACGACCTGTGGGCGCTGCGGATGACGATGCCGCAGATGGAAACTATGGCGAGCAGGGTCGAGCGAATCACGCAGCGGCTCACGAAGCAGTACGGCCTGAAGCTGCGGACGTGGTCCGCCACCCCGCGTCCAGAAGAATTGCGCGAGTTCCTCGGCGTGATCAACAGCTCGCTTCAAGACCACTGGGGCTTTGTGCCGCTCACCCAGAAAGAACTGCAGCGCGCCGCCGCGGGGCTGCGGCTGCTGCTAGTGCCGGAGCTGGTGATCGGCATCGAGATCGAGGGCC from Pirellulimonas nuda includes:
- a CDS encoding glycosyltransferase family protein, which produces MATLFYSVMGEGRGHASRARSMVERLRDRHRIVLYTSFDALDFLRDAYADDPEVEVRETSGLKFHYTADRLDLIKTIRHGLAMWWNLRGVVSEREVEVRRDRPDLVVCDFEPTVARAAHRCGVPVMSLDHQHFMTTYDLSGLPRGLQWWAWAMGWSVWLFGIGQQKTVVSAFYRPPLRRDYKHVTQVGPLLRPAVRARQPSVGDHVLSYLRKSTPPRVLEVLEGSPLPVRVYGLGERPPRGAITFHAINEQTFLDDLATANCIVAAAGNQLMGESLYFGKPILALPEQKHHEQMINAYFVQQLGGGVASTLEGVTAAVFQQFLDDREKYRGQLAASSVRFDGTDEAAAAIEAMLKQTSPASSAR
- a CDS encoding class I SAM-dependent methyltransferase translates to MSALAQLKTLYHLTLSPIRGETHQERLDSFYGGQADDYDAFRKRMLHGREALFAKVDPPEGGVWLDLGSGTGSNAELMADRLPKLGGAKLVDLSTKLLAVANKRIEGHGWTNVEAVCSDVTNLDQPDNSVDLVTFTYSLTMIPDWFGAVNEAYRVLKPGGTIGVADFFIARKYPHEGHKEHSFFTRSFWPVWFSMDNVYPSADHLPYLANKFQPKDVEQHYGKLPWIPVVRAPYYTYVGTKAG
- a CDS encoding DUF3419 family protein codes for the protein MLASYLSKAVFKLCHSNHLVYNTCWEDPRLDRVALDLGPGDRLLVITSAGCNALDYALDEPERVDTVDINPRQNALLELKLAGIRGLEFDQFFELFGRGRTDHWQDYYHGSLREQLSPSARKYWDKHGKFFTGVGRRPSFYFRGSSGAFAWSMNAYINRIARIRPQVEKMLQATSVEEQQDAYAQVKPKFWGPLVKWTMRRDSTLSLLGVPRAQRRQLERYYPGGIAQFVEDRLDTVFGSLPLQDNYFWRVYLTGEYSEECCPSYLRQDNFDRLKGGLVDRVKPHHASILSFLLETERKYSHYVLLDHMDWLAEHRKEVLAKQWQAIIDRADDGARVLWRSAAVKCEFVDPVLVKVDGKQRPLSDFLEYDRGLADELHAKDRVNTYGSFSIANLRLSPPYAVNSTTHRDERTGATQDAVSSDALAHSG
- a CDS encoding alkaline phosphatase D family protein, with product MLDYESLRTAVQSEGGVSRRAMLAYSAALGSLPLLGRTSWAETRPAFASDPFTLGVASGDPTSDGMVLWTRLAPAPLDPNGGMPTTPVEVPWEVAEDDALNHVVRKGTATATPQLGHAVHVEVDGLKPDRWYWYRFRAGDAQSPVGRTRTFPAPDVMPAKLAFAFASCQHYEHGYYTAYEGMAGDDLDLVVHLGDYIYEKGPYKLRKGEKDPNVRKHVGGEIESLGDYRVRHSLYRSDPLLHGMHAQCPWIVTWDDHEVDNNYADGTSEEKRVDPVDFLLRRANAYQAYYEMMPLRKRSMPSGPNMRLYRGADFGRLARFLTLDTRQHRSDQPNDDGKTPLNADALNPSNTMLGADQRRWLERRLIDSSANWNVLAQQVMMGTVARFEKDGVPMYSMDQWPGYAAERAALMRFLQDRRVPNPVVLTGDIHCNWANELRVDDLKPETPIVASEFVGTSITSGGNGVDRADDHDATLSANPCVRYYNRERGYVRCTVTPDAWVSDYMVVDDVQRPGGNVTKRASYAVESGKPGVSPA
- a CDS encoding aminotransferase class I/II-fold pyridoxal phosphate-dependent enzyme is translated as MASSTPLARLLEERSSGRVVKHLAAILDQLPNSYCQLESLGRHECVIRGRRMLNFNAINYLGLEQHPEMIASAQQALATWGTLAGSSRAAAEVGLYEKLESKIAEKIGVESVIVYPTVTLANHGVIPLLMRKRSLLLTDQEVHNSVQRAAIEAKGAGATLGSFIHDDFTQLEQILEAQRGQHSHAMIALDGVYSMAGTYLNLPRYEAIAKKYDAMLYIDDAHGFGVVGPEGRGIVSHYGSNYDNTIYVASLEKGLASLGGFVAVPQAARDYFRYNSYTYTFSGQLPPPYLASALTAMEILEREKGARLTRLHELIGRVKTEVQEIGFEVIGEDHPFPLVMVKVGEFENIPEVSQFFYDEGVHILTVGFPVIPQSRGAMVRISLSATHADSQIDRLMAAFRKLHAKLNPSRTQQDSRECLADTASSVAA
- a CDS encoding GNAT family N-acetyltransferase — its product is MQILPARSRRDRKRFLGLPARIYQGDPLWAPALAAEEKALVGFKKHPFHAVNDAQCFLAVRGDEAVGRIAAIHNREHNAQHQDRTGFFGFFECQDDAEAAAALFAAASGWLAERGLDRIRGPANPSINYTLGTLVEGHDVPPTFMTPYNPPYYAGLIEGAGFQKEHDLWALRMTMPQMETMASRVERITQRLTKQYGLKLRTWSATPRPEELREFLGVINSSLQDHWGFVPLTQKELQRAAAGLRLLLVPELVIGIEIEGRLVGVTLALPDYNPRIKKIGGRLFPFGFLQLLARKRSIKKHRVMAANVLPEYNRAGLGVVLIHALILRARELGCQEVEYSWIAESNAASFGTLENAGAHRCRTFRVWEQFIAY